In Zingiber officinale cultivar Zhangliang chromosome 1A, Zo_v1.1, whole genome shotgun sequence, the DNA window AAATTTAcaggaattttttctccaaatgagacATGCAACTAAAGGGTGCTGGGCTCCTATGTTGTTCGTTGCGAGTATTTTTCGATTTATTCTGATGATCGATAGAAAACTTTTATAAGGTTAGATCGATCATCCCAGATTCGacgttaattaattttttcagaGAGATCTTcgtaaaaatttatattaaagacCTCCTTGCAAGTTTTATTCATAACCTTTCCCATGCGCAATGCGGCTTTGGTGAACAACTATTTTTATTACGAGGTTAATATGAGAATTATTGaatatctttatttattaaaCGCAGATTCCCAATTCCATTGTCGTCTAGTCCGGTTAGGATACCTGGCTTTCACCCAGGCGACCCGGGTTCAAATCCCGGCAATGGAACTATTTTTTTGACTTTAGCAAATGAGACTATACAGGGACCTGGAATTGaaagataatatataaattataggCAAGAGAATTGCAAGATCCATTGTCGTCTAGTCCGGTTAGGATACCTGGCTTTCACCCAGGCGACCCGGGTTCAAATCCCGGCAATGGaatatttttgtttttgtttcccACCTTCTGTGTACTGTTTTATTCAACGGGCTAGAAATGCAGCCATGCAGGGGAGCTGTcttattttaaattgattttttaaatatacaaTTATTCAACGAGCTAGTAAAGTTCTAGTTTCTATGGTACTTGTCTCTCAAtcattcataatttaatttctaactATGACTTATTTACAGGTGCATTacctttttcttttttgtttcaaTATATGCAATTTTAACTATGGGATACATTGGAGGAGAAAATGTATATGGGAGATTAATATAAACAGACATTTATATATTTATGAGAAATTTACTTTAAAATGCTGCATATAGAGGATCCAATTCAACTTAAAAcataaatcataaaataaaacattttgttttttttttttaaatttaaaaccttTTCTGCTGCCACTGAAGTTTAAAATACAATAAACAGGAACTGTACATCTCCCTCCCTACCACTTCACATCCAATGTGAGAGCCTCAGGAGGTACAACAAGAGAAGGCAAATTTGTGAATGAAATGTTGGAGAGCAGGCTGCTCCAAGAAATAGAATCTGCGATGATATAAGGCTTCTTCAGATTCTTGACAAGCACAGGCCGTAGCTTTCTTTCCCCTTCCACTCTGGCTGTAGTTTCCAACCACACTTGGTTAACCTTTGGTTTCTGTTTCCAGTTTGATACCTTCTCTGAATTCCCGTTGTCATTGCTGACATCGTTCTCGATCTGCAACTGGAACTTGACTACAATCTCAGAAGTAATCTTTGCTTTGGTAAAGCGTATGGATGTGTTGTGGTAGGACATGCTGCCTAAAAAGCCTCTCAGGAGTTTGTCTAACAGACCCAACTTCGAACTGACGGCGCAAAATGAACAAGATGAAATCTGTTTTGCATGGTCTTCTCTGTAACATCTTACCGGTAGCAAGTCAATAGTATCATTGGCTCGGAATGCAACTTCTATGTTTTCCAAAGAATTATCAGAGCTATAAGCCAACACAGATGCTGGTCCTATGACATTGACAGTCAGAAGAGGTGCACATGTGGAGTAGCCAAGTTCCCAAAACTCACTATGGTCTTCAACGCGAGAAGTTAAGCTTCCATTAAGTGAAAGTCCAATATCATAAGGATGAGTCAGAGAGATTCCTTCAGCACCCTCTATTTTCACCTTGATGCCACGGCCAATATTTATGTGCCTTATATCACTGAGAGTGACGTTTGACTGCAAGAGAATAACATGTACCAGATTCTATCAGATGAAAGTCCAATATCAACGAGAATTTTTGTTTCATACCGCATAGAGGGAGGAGGGTCTCTCTCTGTAAATGCAAAAGAAGTACTGCAAGTTCTTCAGTCTATTACACAAATGTGAACACAGAATGAATAATGATTAGCATGCCAACAACTCCAGATGAACGTTAGTTACTTAACCGAGATTACATTTACCTTTATCTTACCCTCATTCGAGATTTATAGGCCCAAGCACAGGATATTGATCAAGATAAATACATTGAGAAGTCAAGTCACATGATGATGTGGTTGTTATTGGGAGTGAGACTTAAGTTAATATAGTATGATGAAGTTAGTTGATGCAGCACAAGTAGGGATCATGGCCCTGAGCCAAAAATGACAAAGGTGTAGATGCAATTGGATAAATCTGTCTGTCATCAGTTGATGATCTTgtagaaaaagagagagagagaaacttCAAATACATAATATCATTATTGAGGTCACATGGTCTTGCCCAAGTTGCATCATTAGTCCATATAAAATAGTGAAAGTTATCTAGTTTAATAGTCAAAAGGACCATGCACTGAATGCTTGTATCATGGGCGTAAGCATCCAAGTTTCATGGGTATTTTTCTATATACAATAGGAATATGGAGAGGGAAAGACAGGCAAATATCTCAAATGGCACTGTCTTTTATCATCTATAGATCTTGTGTTCTCTCCTCTTCGACAAAGACTAGCTAACCCACTAGCAATATGACTCCAAGTAATGGGGGATGGATCGATGATCAATCTAATGATTTTAT includes these proteins:
- the LOC122015102 gene encoding uncharacterized protein LOC122015102, whose translation is MATRPSLSLVAVFLLLLFAAASPDCDALSLPFNSSFFVLYNSSTLAPPPPDSPPGPGPGPFLREVVRALVDRDFWEPEAKVRVVDLGGGGARVGSRQKYQFHVRVGRRALILKFYDEDVEWNEVDGAVIEFGSDVAAGDAVAGLRPTVRGFELIGPLELRVGSDVGDDDRMSLHLTSSNVTLSDIRHINIGRGIKVKIEGAEGISLTHPYDIGLSLNGSLTSRVEDHSEFWELGYSTCAPLLTVNVIGPASVLAYSSDNSLENIEVAFRANDTIDLLPVRCYREDHAKQISSCSFCAVSSKLGLLDKLLRGFLGSMSYHNTSIRFTKAKITSEIVVKFQLQIENDVSNDNGNSEKVSNWKQKPKVNQVWLETTARVEGERKLRPVLVKNLKKPYIIADSISWSSLLSNISFTNLPSLVVPPEALTLDVKW